The Euphorbia lathyris chromosome 3, ddEupLath1.1, whole genome shotgun sequence genome contains a region encoding:
- the LOC136224281 gene encoding uncharacterized protein isoform X1: MGCIASTQRGSGENRRWPRNIGEVAVFVPGIRIPKPVDFDQPFSDVLSRNLVERLSALRTRIVVMAGQEAPMATKPRRTATQHGGSTLADLQQALEDYLPVLLGLAENGNQMQYELHFSWLNQEDTAEETTMSSSWYEVLSVLHLMAVLSLSQANLLLLPITANDSHLSKLSEDLYGISERRRTCIDILLKAAGYLDFCIQHVLPKFPPELRKDLPLDLTERVLQALCLQALGQVVDVQLGMAIESVKATLAVKRRLACEMVKYWHQAQENTLNLPLANGWVEKHKLFIQWKYTEAKAAAYYYHGSILDEGNTERSEEMGVAAQQAAEVFHKESKKACEYFHTTPPLSRNPTLWGTGKFLFEKIARDKSSKTPSNEDLLNHEMIIRSAPELPDFALSLKPDEYQLPPVDASWNTHLQSQSAVSAL, from the exons ATGGGGTGCATAGCATCCACACAGAGAGGTTCTGGTGAAAACAGAAGATGGCCAAGAAATATTGGGGAGGTTGCTGTGTTTGTTCCTGGCATAAGGATTCCGAAACCAGTGGATTTCGATCAGCCATTTAGCGATGTTTTGTCGAGGAATTTGGTCGAACGACTCTCTGCCCTTCGAACACGTATTGTAGTAATGGCAGGACAAGAAGCACCTATGGCTACAAAGCCAAGAAGAACAGCAACACAACATG GGGGATCAACATTGGCTGATCTTCAGCAGGCTCTTGAAGATTACCTTCCCGTCTTGTTGGGGCTAGCTGAAAATG GAAATCAGATGCAATATGAACTGCATTTTTCTTGGCTGAATCAGGAGGACACTGCAGAG GAGACAACAATGTCAAGCTCTTGGTATGAGGTACTATCAGTTCTGCACTTGATGGCTGTATTATCGTTATCACAGGCAAATTTATTGCTTCTTCCTATAACAGCCAATGACAGTCATCTGTCAAAATTATCAGAAG ATTTGTATGGCATATCAGAAAGGAGACGAACTTGCATTGACATTCTCTTGAAGGCAGCAGGATATTTGGACTTCTGTATCCAGCATGTTCTCCCAAAGTTTCCTCCTGAACTAAG GAAAGATTTACCGCTGGACTTGACAGAGAGAGTGCTTCAAGCCCTTTGCCTGCAAGCATTAGGCCAG GTTGTCGATGTTCAGCTCGGTATGGCAATTGAAAGTGTCAAGGCTACATTGGCTGTCAAAAGAAGGCTTGCATGTGAGATGGTAAAATACTGGCATCAG GCTCAAGAGAACACTCTAAATCTTCCACTAGCAAATGGATGGGTAGAGAAGCATAAACTTTTTATTCAGTGGAAATATACTGAAGCCAAG GCAGCTGCATACTATTATCATGGATCAATCCTTGATGAAGGGAACACAGAGAGATCTGAAGAAATGGGTGTAGCTGCTCAGCAAGCTGCAGAGGTTTTCCATAAAGAAAGTAAGAAGGCGTGCGAGTATTTCCATACGACTCCTCCTTTGTCAAG AAATCCAACTCTTTGGGGAACTGGCAAGTTTCTTTTTGAGAAGATAGCTAGAGATAAATCAAGCAAGACACCAAGTAATGAAGACTTGCTCAATCATGAAAT GATTATAAGAAGTGCTCCAGAATTGCCAGATTTTGCATTATCCTTGAAACCTGATGAATACCAGCTTCCTCCAGTGGATGCCTCTTGGAACACTCATTTACAGAGTCAAAGTGCAGTTTCTGCTCTGTAA
- the LOC136224281 gene encoding uncharacterized protein isoform X2, translating to MGCIASTQRGSGENRRWPRNIGEVAVFVPGIRIPKPVDFDQPFSDVLSRNLVERLSALRTRIVVMAGQEAPMATKPRRTATQHGGSTLADLQQALEDYLPVLLGLAENGNQMQYELHFSWLNQEDTAEETTMSSSWYEVLSVLHLMAVLSLSQANLLLLPITANDSHLSKLSEERRRTCIDILLKAAGYLDFCIQHVLPKFPPELRKDLPLDLTERVLQALCLQALGQVVDVQLGMAIESVKATLAVKRRLACEMVKYWHQAQENTLNLPLANGWVEKHKLFIQWKYTEAKAAAYYYHGSILDEGNTERSEEMGVAAQQAAEVFHKESKKACEYFHTTPPLSRNPTLWGTGKFLFEKIARDKSSKTPSNEDLLNHEMIIRSAPELPDFALSLKPDEYQLPPVDASWNTHLQSQSAVSAL from the exons ATGGGGTGCATAGCATCCACACAGAGAGGTTCTGGTGAAAACAGAAGATGGCCAAGAAATATTGGGGAGGTTGCTGTGTTTGTTCCTGGCATAAGGATTCCGAAACCAGTGGATTTCGATCAGCCATTTAGCGATGTTTTGTCGAGGAATTTGGTCGAACGACTCTCTGCCCTTCGAACACGTATTGTAGTAATGGCAGGACAAGAAGCACCTATGGCTACAAAGCCAAGAAGAACAGCAACACAACATG GGGGATCAACATTGGCTGATCTTCAGCAGGCTCTTGAAGATTACCTTCCCGTCTTGTTGGGGCTAGCTGAAAATG GAAATCAGATGCAATATGAACTGCATTTTTCTTGGCTGAATCAGGAGGACACTGCAGAG GAGACAACAATGTCAAGCTCTTGGTATGAGGTACTATCAGTTCTGCACTTGATGGCTGTATTATCGTTATCACAGGCAAATTTATTGCTTCTTCCTATAACAGCCAATGACAGTCATCTGTCAAAATTATCAGAAG AAAGGAGACGAACTTGCATTGACATTCTCTTGAAGGCAGCAGGATATTTGGACTTCTGTATCCAGCATGTTCTCCCAAAGTTTCCTCCTGAACTAAG GAAAGATTTACCGCTGGACTTGACAGAGAGAGTGCTTCAAGCCCTTTGCCTGCAAGCATTAGGCCAG GTTGTCGATGTTCAGCTCGGTATGGCAATTGAAAGTGTCAAGGCTACATTGGCTGTCAAAAGAAGGCTTGCATGTGAGATGGTAAAATACTGGCATCAG GCTCAAGAGAACACTCTAAATCTTCCACTAGCAAATGGATGGGTAGAGAAGCATAAACTTTTTATTCAGTGGAAATATACTGAAGCCAAG GCAGCTGCATACTATTATCATGGATCAATCCTTGATGAAGGGAACACAGAGAGATCTGAAGAAATGGGTGTAGCTGCTCAGCAAGCTGCAGAGGTTTTCCATAAAGAAAGTAAGAAGGCGTGCGAGTATTTCCATACGACTCCTCCTTTGTCAAG AAATCCAACTCTTTGGGGAACTGGCAAGTTTCTTTTTGAGAAGATAGCTAGAGATAAATCAAGCAAGACACCAAGTAATGAAGACTTGCTCAATCATGAAAT GATTATAAGAAGTGCTCCAGAATTGCCAGATTTTGCATTATCCTTGAAACCTGATGAATACCAGCTTCCTCCAGTGGATGCCTCTTGGAACACTCATTTACAGAGTCAAAGTGCAGTTTCTGCTCTGTAA
- the LOC136224281 gene encoding uncharacterized protein isoform X3: MGCIASTQRGSGENRRWPRNIGEVAVFVPGIRIPKPVDFDQPFSDVLSRNLVERLSALRTRIVVMAGQEAPMATKPRRTATQHGGSTLADLQQALEDYLPVLLGLAENGNQMQYELHFSWLNQEDTAEETTMSSSWYEVLSVLHLMAVLSLSQANLLLLPITANDSHLSKLSEDLYGISERRRTCIDILLKAAGYLDFCIQHVLPKFPPELRKDLPLDLTERVLQALCLQALGQVVDVQLGMAIESVKATLAVKRRLACEMVKYWHQAAAYYYHGSILDEGNTERSEEMGVAAQQAAEVFHKESKKACEYFHTTPPLSRNPTLWGTGKFLFEKIARDKSSKTPSNEDLLNHEMIIRSAPELPDFALSLKPDEYQLPPVDASWNTHLQSQSAVSAL, from the exons ATGGGGTGCATAGCATCCACACAGAGAGGTTCTGGTGAAAACAGAAGATGGCCAAGAAATATTGGGGAGGTTGCTGTGTTTGTTCCTGGCATAAGGATTCCGAAACCAGTGGATTTCGATCAGCCATTTAGCGATGTTTTGTCGAGGAATTTGGTCGAACGACTCTCTGCCCTTCGAACACGTATTGTAGTAATGGCAGGACAAGAAGCACCTATGGCTACAAAGCCAAGAAGAACAGCAACACAACATG GGGGATCAACATTGGCTGATCTTCAGCAGGCTCTTGAAGATTACCTTCCCGTCTTGTTGGGGCTAGCTGAAAATG GAAATCAGATGCAATATGAACTGCATTTTTCTTGGCTGAATCAGGAGGACACTGCAGAG GAGACAACAATGTCAAGCTCTTGGTATGAGGTACTATCAGTTCTGCACTTGATGGCTGTATTATCGTTATCACAGGCAAATTTATTGCTTCTTCCTATAACAGCCAATGACAGTCATCTGTCAAAATTATCAGAAG ATTTGTATGGCATATCAGAAAGGAGACGAACTTGCATTGACATTCTCTTGAAGGCAGCAGGATATTTGGACTTCTGTATCCAGCATGTTCTCCCAAAGTTTCCTCCTGAACTAAG GAAAGATTTACCGCTGGACTTGACAGAGAGAGTGCTTCAAGCCCTTTGCCTGCAAGCATTAGGCCAG GTTGTCGATGTTCAGCTCGGTATGGCAATTGAAAGTGTCAAGGCTACATTGGCTGTCAAAAGAAGGCTTGCATGTGAGATGGTAAAATACTGGCATCAG GCAGCTGCATACTATTATCATGGATCAATCCTTGATGAAGGGAACACAGAGAGATCTGAAGAAATGGGTGTAGCTGCTCAGCAAGCTGCAGAGGTTTTCCATAAAGAAAGTAAGAAGGCGTGCGAGTATTTCCATACGACTCCTCCTTTGTCAAG AAATCCAACTCTTTGGGGAACTGGCAAGTTTCTTTTTGAGAAGATAGCTAGAGATAAATCAAGCAAGACACCAAGTAATGAAGACTTGCTCAATCATGAAAT GATTATAAGAAGTGCTCCAGAATTGCCAGATTTTGCATTATCCTTGAAACCTGATGAATACCAGCTTCCTCCAGTGGATGCCTCTTGGAACACTCATTTACAGAGTCAAAGTGCAGTTTCTGCTCTGTAA